The following are encoded together in the Bos javanicus breed banteng chromosome 4, ARS-OSU_banteng_1.0, whole genome shotgun sequence genome:
- the LOC133245796 gene encoding ATP-binding cassette sub-family A member 13-like isoform X2, producing the protein MFLFLDIQVFDQQWKGSLFQQVLAGIGRGLEALRTQSGEGSQPWKVVRALQAALLLLNDSMAADGPEGSHTPTRILLYMQRLQRVLRKLPPGLALTRLLQLDGALRSAGAQDLHLVREILICLEASANNSRSHGPGQSKLEKDMLFKELKQLLMNKNATSLCLGGCLLETGVPLRPRVAGVQEALGGLTCGPLPSSEANALHKLLGSVQDSSHLLQAAITGHTSMPVSIPEDAPDWQDLGAQLQEASLPCTRLLRLLRADVSAADCADQLFSTV; encoded by the exons ATGTTCCTGTTTCTTGACATTCAGGTATTTGATCAGCAGTGGAAAGGCAGCCTCTTCCAGCAGGTCCTGGCGGGGATTGGCCGTGGCCTGGAGGCACTGAGGACTCAGTCTGGGGAGGGGAGCCAGCCCTGGAAGGTGGTCAGGGCTTTGCAGGCCGCTCTCCTCCTCCTGAATGACAGCATGGCAGCAGATGGCCCCGAAGGCAGCCACACACCTACCAGGAT ATTACTGTATATGCAGAGACTGCAGCGCGTCCTCCGGAAGCTGCCCCCGGGGCTGGCCCTGACGAGACTGCTCCAGCTAGACGGGGCTCTCAGGAGCGCAGGGGCCCAGGATCTACACCTCGTCCGAG AAATCCTCATTTGCCTCGAGGCTTCTGCCAACAACTCTAGATCCCATGGACCTGGCCAATCGAAACTGGAAAAGGACATGCTTTTTAAGGAGTTAAAGCAG TTGCTGATGAATAAGAATGCCACTTCTCTCTGCCTTGGTGGGTGCTTGTTGGAGACGGGAGTTCCCCTGCGTCCCAGAGTGGCTGGCGTCCAGGAGGCCCTCGGGGGACTGACCTGTGGTCCTCTCCCCTCCAGCGAGGCCAACGCTTTACACAAGCTGCTTGGGTCCGTGCAGGACTCT AGTCATCTTTTGCAAGCAGCCATTACTGGGCACACAAGTATGCCAGTTTCAATACCAGAAGATGCCCCGGACTGGCAGGACCTAGGGGCACAGCTGCAGGAAGCGAGCCTGCCCTGCACTCGGCTCCTGCGGCTACTGAGAGCTGATGTCTCCGCTGCTGACTGTGCGGACCAGCTTTTCTCCACGGTGTAA
- the LOC133245796 gene encoding ATP-binding cassette sub-family A member 13-like isoform X1 produces the protein MFLFLDIQVFDQQWKGSLFQQVLAGIGRGLEALRTQSGEGSQPWKVVRALQAALLLLNDSMAADGPEGSHTPTRILLYMQRLQRVLRKLPPGLALTRLLQLDGALRSAGAQDLHLVREILICLEASANNSRSHGPGQSKLEKDMLFKELKQLLMNKNATSLCLGGCLLETGVPLRPRVAGVQEALGGLTCGPLPSSEANALHKLLGSVQDSVSTHHLASSGPWELIPEVDSLKISILELWFYEAAADVVEPQLPRDPRPCLAALGGCVPHLAKIYLMLNGSPQEHPGLSPGHICFPVSGSTSSCKCHSGWSRVRRSVSGGPSYSSSGQSLVGMCSPYVVPRTWGCLPPVSKCAKCAALVKRTVSSPAHVFPTEHCRVCPVMSNSL, from the exons ATGTTCCTGTTTCTTGACATTCAGGTATTTGATCAGCAGTGGAAAGGCAGCCTCTTCCAGCAGGTCCTGGCGGGGATTGGCCGTGGCCTGGAGGCACTGAGGACTCAGTCTGGGGAGGGGAGCCAGCCCTGGAAGGTGGTCAGGGCTTTGCAGGCCGCTCTCCTCCTCCTGAATGACAGCATGGCAGCAGATGGCCCCGAAGGCAGCCACACACCTACCAGGAT ATTACTGTATATGCAGAGACTGCAGCGCGTCCTCCGGAAGCTGCCCCCGGGGCTGGCCCTGACGAGACTGCTCCAGCTAGACGGGGCTCTCAGGAGCGCAGGGGCCCAGGATCTACACCTCGTCCGAG AAATCCTCATTTGCCTCGAGGCTTCTGCCAACAACTCTAGATCCCATGGACCTGGCCAATCGAAACTGGAAAAGGACATGCTTTTTAAGGAGTTAAAGCAG TTGCTGATGAATAAGAATGCCACTTCTCTCTGCCTTGGTGGGTGCTTGTTGGAGACGGGAGTTCCCCTGCGTCCCAGAGTGGCTGGCGTCCAGGAGGCCCTCGGGGGACTGACCTGTGGTCCTCTCCCCTCCAGCGAGGCCAACGCTTTACACAAGCTGCTTGGGTCCGTGCAGGACTCTGTGAGTACCCACCATCTGGCCTCTTCCGGGCCTTGGGAGCTCATTCCTGAGGTAGATTCACTGAAGATATCCATCCTGGAGCTGTGGTTTTATGAGGCAGCTGCTGATGTCGTCGAGCCCCAGCTGCCCCGGGACCCCAGACCTTGTCTGGCCGCCTTAGGAGGTTGTGTGCCCCACCTGGCCAAAATCTACTTGATGTTGAACGGATCTCCCCAAGAGCACCCAGGACTGTCCCCAGGTCACATCTGCTTCCCTGTATCCGGCTCCACTTCCAGCTGCAAATGCCACAGCGGGTGGAGCCGTGTCCGGAGGTCAGTCAGCGGTGGTCCGAGTTATAGCTCCAGTGGCCAGAGCTTGGTGGGCATGTGCTCTCCCTACGTCGTGCCCAGGACCTGGGGCTGCCTTCCCCCAGTATCTAAGTGTGCAAAGTGTGCAGCATTAGTGAAAAGGACTGTGTCAAGTCCAGCCCATGTTTTTCCTACTGAACACTGTCGTgtctgcccagtcatgtccaattctttgtga